The following are encoded together in the Streptomyces sp. NBC_01465 genome:
- a CDS encoding NAD-dependent epimerase/dehydratase family protein, which yields MVSRVMVTGAAGRIGRAVLALLAEHGIEANALVLDDPGDLAARLVVTGDAAEEKSVRAALEGADAVIHLAAIPTPERNTPLEVFGGNTKATFVVLEEAGLAGVRQVALASSWGVTGLPWTSVEDPHPAYVPVDEAMESQVEDAYGLSKQADELTARMMARRHGMSVVALRYPFVGGFDERLRAHAARVTAEPALGARDLWTYLEVRDAARAALLALDVTEPGAHTVHLCAPETLVPYDTEDLLRRYHPTTRRLRPLPGRTAPVDLTAAERLLGFRAQHLLD from the coding sequence ATGGTCAGCAGAGTCATGGTCACCGGGGCGGCGGGCAGGATCGGCCGCGCCGTGCTCGCCCTGCTGGCCGAGCACGGCATCGAGGCGAACGCCCTGGTCCTGGACGACCCGGGCGACCTCGCCGCACGGCTGGTGGTGACGGGGGACGCCGCCGAGGAGAAGAGCGTCCGGGCCGCGCTGGAGGGCGCGGACGCGGTGATTCATCTGGCGGCGATCCCGACTCCGGAGCGCAACACTCCGCTCGAGGTCTTCGGCGGCAACACCAAGGCCACTTTCGTGGTCCTCGAGGAGGCGGGCCTGGCGGGGGTCCGGCAGGTGGCGCTGGCCAGTTCATGGGGTGTGACGGGCCTGCCCTGGACGTCGGTCGAGGACCCGCACCCCGCGTACGTACCCGTCGACGAGGCCATGGAGTCGCAGGTCGAGGACGCGTACGGCCTCTCCAAGCAGGCCGACGAGCTGACCGCGCGGATGATGGCGCGGCGGCACGGGATGAGTGTGGTCGCCCTGCGCTACCCGTTCGTCGGCGGCTTCGACGAACGCCTGCGCGCGCACGCGGCCCGCGTCACGGCCGAACCGGCGCTCGGGGCGCGGGACTTGTGGACGTACCTGGAGGTCAGGGACGCGGCCCGCGCCGCCCTCCTGGCACTGGACGTCACCGAGCCCGGCGCCCACACCGTGCACCTCTGCGCCCCCGAGACCCTCGTCCCGTACGACACAGAGGACCTCCTCCGCCGCTACCACCCCACCACCAGACGGCTGCGCCCGCTTCCCGGGCGTACCGCCCCGGTGGATCTCACGGCTGCCGAACGGCTGCTCGGCTTCCGTGCGCAGCACCTGCTCGACTGA